A genome region from Bacteroides stercoris ATCC 43183 includes the following:
- a CDS encoding SLC13 family permease has translation MTFEIIFVLLALLGMVIALVLDKMRPGMVLFSVVVLFLCAGILTPKEMLEGFSNKGMITVAMLFLVSEGIRQSGALGQLIKKLLPQGKTTVFKAQLRMLPTISFISAFLNNTPVVVIFAPIIKRWAESVKLPATKFLIPLSYVTILGGICTLIGTSTNLVVHGMILDAGYEGFTMFELGKVGIFIAITGIIYLFLFSSRLLPDVRKDAVKPDDEPEEHSDLHRVEAVLGPRFPGINKKLKDFNFKRHYGAEVKEIKRNGQSYVQDLENEYFREGDTLVVMADDSFVQTWGESSVFVMLANGKDTEPVASKGKRWFALALLILMITGATVGELPAVKEAFPDIKLDMFFFVSVTTILMAWTKIFPARKYTKYISWDILITIACAFAISKAMVNSGVADAVAEYIIGLTDHYGPAVLLAVMFVITNLFTELITNNAAAALAFPLALSISSQLGVSPTPFFVVICMAASASFSTPIGYQTNLIVQGIGNYKFTDFVRIGLPLNIITFLISIFLIPLIWPF, from the coding sequence ATGACGTTTGAAATCATATTTGTGCTTTTAGCGTTGCTGGGCATGGTGATAGCCCTGGTTCTGGATAAAATGCGTCCGGGGATGGTGCTCTTTTCGGTGGTGGTACTGTTTCTCTGTGCTGGAATCCTGACACCTAAAGAAATGCTGGAAGGATTTAGCAATAAGGGTATGATTACGGTTGCCATGCTGTTTCTGGTCAGTGAGGGGATTCGCCAGTCCGGTGCGTTGGGGCAGCTTATCAAGAAACTCCTGCCACAAGGTAAAACCACCGTTTTCAAAGCGCAACTCCGAATGCTGCCTACGATTTCCTTTATTTCGGCTTTCTTGAATAATACTCCTGTCGTTGTAATTTTTGCTCCGATTATAAAACGTTGGGCTGAGTCGGTAAAGCTTCCGGCTACTAAATTTCTGATTCCTTTGTCCTATGTGACGATTCTGGGAGGTATCTGTACTTTAATCGGCACTTCCACCAATCTGGTGGTACACGGTATGATACTGGATGCTGGTTATGAGGGATTTACTATGTTTGAACTTGGGAAAGTCGGTATTTTTATTGCAATAACCGGTATTATCTATCTGTTTCTGTTTTCTTCCAGACTATTGCCCGATGTCCGTAAAGATGCGGTGAAACCGGATGATGAACCGGAAGAACATAGTGATCTGCATAGGGTAGAGGCTGTCTTGGGTCCTCGTTTTCCGGGTATCAACAAGAAACTGAAGGATTTTAACTTTAAACGTCATTATGGCGCTGAAGTGAAAGAGATAAAGCGTAACGGCCAGAGTTATGTGCAGGATTTGGAGAATGAGTATTTCCGGGAAGGTGATACTTTGGTGGTAATGGCTGATGATTCTTTTGTGCAGACGTGGGGTGAATCTTCTGTCTTCGTGATGCTTGCCAACGGTAAGGATACGGAGCCTGTTGCAAGTAAAGGCAAACGTTGGTTTGCCCTTGCCCTGCTGATTCTGATGATAACCGGAGCTACAGTTGGCGAACTGCCTGCAGTGAAAGAGGCTTTTCCGGATATCAAACTGGATATGTTCTTTTTCGTGTCCGTTACAACCATTCTAATGGCATGGACAAAAATCTTTCCGGCCCGTAAATATACCAAATATATATCGTGGGATATCCTGATAACGATTGCCTGTGCTTTTGCCATCAGCAAGGCAATGGTAAACTCCGGAGTGGCGGATGCCGTGGCCGAATACATCATTGGACTGACGGATCATTACGGGCCTGCGGTGTTGCTGGCTGTCATGTTTGTCATTACAAACCTGTTTACCGAACTGATAACGAATAATGCCGCCGCTGCACTTGCTTTTCCGTTGGCGCTTTCCATTTCATCGCAACTGGGCGTAAGTCCGACGCCTTTCTTTGTGGTTATCTGTATGGCTGCATCGGCAAGTTTCTCGACGCCTATCGGCTATCAGACCAACCTGATAGTACAAGGTATCGGCAATTATAAATTTACGGATTTCGTCCGCATCGGACTTCCGTTGAATATTATCACTTTTCTTATATCCATATTCCTTATTCCCTTAATATGGCCATTTTGA
- the cysC gene encoding adenylyl-sulfate kinase, translating into MTENNIYPIFDRMLSRQDKEELLKQHSVMIWFTGLSGSGKSTIAIALERELHKRGLLCRILDGDNIRSGINNNLGFTEADRIENIRRIAEVSKLFVDTGIITIAAFISPSNDIREMAANIIGKDDFLEVYVSTPIEECERRDVKGLYAKARRGEIKNFTGISAPFEAPAHPALTLDTSALSLEESVNKLLELILPRIQKK; encoded by the coding sequence ATGACAGAAAATAATATATATCCTATTTTTGACAGAATGTTGTCGAGGCAAGACAAAGAAGAACTTCTGAAACAACATAGCGTGATGATTTGGTTTACCGGGCTGAGCGGGTCGGGTAAGAGTACGATAGCTATCGCTTTGGAACGTGAGTTGCATAAACGCGGATTGCTTTGCCGTATTTTGGACGGAGACAATATCCGCAGCGGCATCAATAACAATTTGGGCTTTACGGAAGCCGACCGCATAGAGAACATCCGCCGTATAGCCGAGGTTTCCAAATTATTTGTAGATACGGGCATTATAACGATTGCAGCCTTTATCAGTCCCAGCAACGACATCCGCGAAATGGCGGCGAATATTATCGGGAAGGATGATTTTCTGGAAGTGTACGTCAGTACGCCCATTGAGGAATGCGAACGCAGGGATGTAAAAGGCTTGTATGCAAAGGCACGCCGCGGAGAAATTAAAAACTTCACGGGTATTTCCGCGCCATTCGAGGCTCCTGCACATCCGGCATTGACACTGGATACATCTGCGTTGAGCCTGGAAGAATCCGTCAATAAATTATTGGAATTAATTTTACCGAGAATTCAGAAGAAATAA
- the cysD gene encoding sulfate adenylyltransferase subunit CysD: MKEEYKLSHLKELEAESIHIIREVAAEFENPVMLYSIGKDSSVMVRLAEKAFAPGKVPFPLMHIDSKWKFKEMIQFRDEYARKYGWNLIVESNMEAFEAGVGPFTHGSKVHTDLMKTQALLHALDKYKFDAAFGGARRDEEKSRAKERIFSFRDKFHQWDPKNQRPELWDIYNARVHKGESIRVFPLSNWTELDIWQYIRLENIPIVPLYFAKERPCVEIDGNLIMADDDRLPEQYREKIEMRMVRFRTLGCWPLTGAVESSADTIEKIVEEMMTTTKSERTTRVIDFDQEASMEQKKREGYF; this comes from the coding sequence ATGAAAGAAGAATATAAACTGAGCCATTTGAAAGAACTCGAAGCAGAGTCTATTCATATTATCCGCGAAGTGGCTGCGGAATTCGAGAATCCGGTGATGCTGTATAGTATCGGCAAGGACTCATCGGTTATGGTACGTCTGGCCGAAAAGGCTTTTGCTCCGGGTAAGGTTCCTTTCCCGTTGATGCATATCGACTCTAAGTGGAAGTTCAAGGAGATGATTCAATTCCGTGACGAGTATGCCCGGAAGTACGGCTGGAACCTGATTGTAGAGAGCAATATGGAAGCTTTTGAAGCAGGTGTAGGACCTTTTACGCATGGCAGTAAAGTGCATACGGACTTGATGAAGACACAGGCGCTGCTGCACGCATTGGATAAATACAAATTCGATGCGGCTTTCGGTGGCGCCCGTCGCGATGAAGAGAAGTCGCGCGCAAAGGAACGTATCTTCTCTTTCCGTGATAAGTTCCACCAATGGGATCCGAAGAATCAGCGTCCGGAATTGTGGGACATATACAATGCGCGTGTCCATAAGGGAGAAAGTATCCGTGTGTTCCCGTTGAGCAATTGGACGGAACTGGACATCTGGCAATATATCCGTCTGGAGAATATTCCTATCGTACCTTTGTATTTTGCCAAGGAACGTCCTTGCGTGGAGATTGACGGCAACCTGATTATGGCTGATGACGACCGCTTGCCGGAACAGTATCGCGAGAAGATTGAAATGCGTATGGTACGTTTCCGTACGTTGGGTTGCTGGCCGCTGACCGGGGCTGTAGAAAGCAGTGCCGATACAATCGAGAAGATTGTGGAAGAGATGATGACTACCACCAAGAGCGAACGTACCACCCGCGTTATCGATTTCGACCAGGAAGCAAGTATGGAGCAGAAGAAACGTGAGGGATACTTCTAA
- the cysN gene encoding sulfate adenylyltransferase subunit CysN, whose protein sequence is MDDSRLDIKAFLDKDEQKDLLRFLTAGSVDDGKSTLIGRLLFDSKKLYEDQLDALERDSKRMGNAGDHIDYALLLDGLKAEREQGITIDVAYRYFSTNNRKFIIADTPGHEQYTRNMITGGSTANLAIILVDARTGVITQTRRHTFLVSLLGIKHVVLAVNKMDLVDFSEERFNEIVGEYKKFIAPLGIPDVTCIPLSALDGDNVVEKSERTPWYNGTSLLDFLETVPIDNDHNLKDFRFPVQYVLRPNLDFRGFCGKVASGIIRKGDEVMALPSGKKSRVKSIVTYDGELDYAFPPQSVTLTLEDEIDVSRGEMLVHPDNLPMMERNFEAMVVWMDEEPMDVNKSFFIKQTTNLSRTRIDNIKYKVDVNTMEKLSLDNGRLTKETLPMQLNQIARVVLTTAKELFFDPYQTNKATGSFILIDPITNNTSAVGMIIDRVEDKDMHVSEELPVLDLPKLGIAPEHYEAVEKAVKELERQGVAVIIKK, encoded by the coding sequence ATGGATGATTCAAGACTTGATATAAAGGCTTTCCTTGATAAAGACGAACAGAAAGATTTGCTTCGTTTCCTTACCGCCGGTTCGGTGGATGACGGAAAGTCCACGCTTATCGGACGTCTGTTGTTCGATAGTAAGAAATTGTATGAAGACCAGTTGGATGCGTTGGAGCGCGACAGCAAACGTATGGGTAATGCCGGCGACCACATCGACTATGCCTTGCTGTTGGACGGTTTGAAGGCGGAGCGTGAGCAGGGCATTACTATTGACGTGGCCTATCGCTACTTCTCCACGAATAATCGTAAATTCATCATTGCCGACACTCCGGGACACGAACAGTATACGCGTAACATGATTACCGGCGGCTCTACCGCAAATCTGGCGATTATTCTGGTAGATGCCCGCACGGGTGTCATCACGCAGACGCGCCGTCATACTTTCCTTGTATCTTTGCTGGGTATCAAGCATGTGGTGCTTGCCGTTAATAAGATGGACTTGGTGGACTTCTCCGAAGAGCGTTTCAATGAAATTGTAGGCGAGTACAAGAAGTTTATCGCTCCGTTGGGCATCCCCGATGTAACTTGCATCCCGCTTTCTGCGCTTGACGGCGACAATGTGGTGGAGAAGTCGGAGCGCACTCCGTGGTACAACGGTACTTCTTTGCTTGACTTCCTCGAAACCGTACCTATTGATAACGACCACAACCTGAAAGATTTCCGTTTCCCGGTACAGTATGTGTTGCGTCCCAACCTCGACTTCCGTGGTTTCTGCGGCAAGGTGGCTTCGGGTATTATCCGCAAGGGAGATGAGGTGATGGCATTGCCGTCCGGAAAGAAGTCCCGCGTCAAGAGCATCGTGACCTATGACGGGGAATTGGATTATGCTTTCCCACCGCAGTCCGTTACCTTGACGCTCGAAGACGAGATTGACGTATCACGCGGAGAGATGCTGGTACATCCTGACAATCTTCCGATGATGGAGCGTAACTTCGAAGCCATGGTAGTGTGGATGGACGAGGAACCGATGGATGTAAACAAATCGTTCTTCATCAAGCAAACTACCAATTTGAGCCGTACGCGTATTGACAATATCAAGTATAAGGTAGATGTCAATACAATGGAGAAACTCTCCCTTGACAACGGCCGGTTGACGAAAGAGACCCTGCCGATGCAGTTGAACCAGATTGCCCGCGTAGTGTTGACTACTGCCAAGGAACTCTTCTTTGACCCTTATCAGACCAACAAAGCCACCGGTTCTTTCATCCTGATAGACCCGATAACCAACAATACCAGCGCCGTTGGTATGATTATCGACCGCGTGGAAGATAAGGATATGCATGTATCCGAAGAACTCCCTGTTCTTGACTTGCCGAAGCTGGGCATCGCTCCCGAGCATTACGAAGCTGTAGAGAAAGCCGTCAAAGAACTGGAACGTCAGGGAGTGGCAGTGATTATTAAGAAATGA
- a CDS encoding sulfotransferase family protein, which translates to MGLLEFNKLPINTLVGADWKTFNAITKGREIDAAYKGKFRLTKAVCRMLSTLAPLQDKRYEKLLADKPLEHDPVFILGHWRSGTTFVHNVFSCDKHFGYNTTYQTVFPHLMMWGQPFFKKNMSWLMPDKRPTDNMELAVDLPQEEEFALANMMPYTYYNFWFLPKHQQEYADKYLLFDDISEAELKVFEETFTRLIKISLWNTHGTQFLSKNPPHTGRVKELVKMFPNAKFIYLMRNPYTVFESTRSFFTNTIQPLKLQDITPAELEQNILSAYAKLYHKYEADKASIPAGNLIEVKFEDFEADAMGMTEHIYDALSIPGFADARTAIEQYVGGKKGYKKNKYKYDDRTVQLVQDNWGFALKQWNYEL; encoded by the coding sequence ATGGGTTTATTAGAATTCAACAAACTGCCGATTAACACACTGGTCGGTGCAGACTGGAAAACGTTCAACGCCATTACAAAGGGACGTGAAATAGATGCCGCGTACAAAGGTAAATTCCGGTTGACGAAAGCCGTTTGCCGCATGCTTTCCACATTGGCTCCCTTGCAGGACAAACGCTATGAGAAGCTGTTGGCGGACAAACCGCTGGAGCACGACCCTGTATTTATCCTCGGTCACTGGCGTAGCGGAACAACTTTCGTGCATAATGTGTTCTCTTGCGACAAGCATTTCGGCTATAACACAACGTATCAGACCGTATTTCCGCATCTGATGATGTGGGGACAGCCTTTCTTCAAGAAAAACATGAGCTGGCTGATGCCCGACAAGCGTCCCACGGACAATATGGAGCTGGCGGTAGACCTGCCGCAGGAGGAAGAGTTTGCGTTGGCGAACATGATGCCTTATACCTATTATAACTTCTGGTTCTTGCCCAAGCATCAGCAGGAGTATGCCGACAAGTATCTATTGTTCGACGATATAAGCGAGGCGGAGCTGAAGGTGTTTGAGGAAACATTTACCAGACTCATCAAGATTTCCTTGTGGAATACGCACGGTACGCAGTTTCTCAGCAAGAACCCGCCGCATACCGGGCGTGTGAAGGAACTGGTAAAGATGTTCCCCAATGCCAAGTTCATCTACCTGATGCGTAATCCTTATACGGTGTTCGAGAGCACGCGCAGTTTCTTCACGAATACTATCCAGCCGTTGAAACTTCAGGATATTACTCCTGCAGAACTGGAGCAGAACATCCTGTCTGCCTATGCCAAACTTTATCATAAGTACGAGGCGGACAAGGCAAGCATTCCGGCGGGTAATCTGATTGAAGTGAAGTTCGAGGACTTCGAAGCCGATGCTATGGGAATGACGGAGCACATCTACGATGCGCTGTCCATACCCGGTTTTGCGGATGCCCGCACTGCCATCGAGCAGTATGTAGGCGGTAAGAAAGGTTATAAGAAGAATAAATATAAATATGACGACCGCACGGTGCAACTGGTTCAGGACAACTGGGGCTTTGCGCTGAAGCAGTGGAATTATGAACTTTAA
- a CDS encoding PCMD domain-containing protein, whose protein sequence is MIRKRLRMLSLLSAMLCCVAVSAQHKVEMIPFGNMDQWIDRQIKESGIIGGATKNVYAIGPTATIRENKPYKNMGGSPWATSNVMARVAGITKTNTSVFPEKRGDGFCARMDTRMESVKVFGIVDITVLAAGSIFLGDVHEPIKGTKNPQKILNSGIPFTKKPIAIQFDYKVKMSDREKRVHATGFSKITDVEGKDFPEMNLFLQKRWEDKDGNIYAKRVGTVVVRYYTTTDDWRNNATYSIMYGDITGNPEYKAHMMRLQVQERYAVNSKGESVPIKEVAWGTEDDIPTHIQLQFTSSHGGAYIGSPGNSFYVDNVKLVY, encoded by the coding sequence ATGATTCGTAAAAGACTTCGAATGTTGAGTTTGCTGTCCGCAATGCTTTGCTGCGTAGCAGTATCGGCACAGCATAAGGTTGAGATGATTCCTTTCGGAAATATGGATCAATGGATTGACCGCCAGATTAAAGAATCGGGAATTATCGGCGGTGCTACCAAAAATGTGTATGCTATCGGTCCTACGGCAACTATCCGTGAAAACAAGCCGTATAAGAATATGGGCGGTTCCCCGTGGGCTACTTCCAACGTGATGGCGCGTGTGGCAGGCATCACCAAAACCAATACTTCGGTATTTCCGGAGAAGCGGGGCGACGGCTTCTGTGCCCGTATGGACACCCGTATGGAAAGCGTAAAGGTGTTCGGCATCGTGGACATTACGGTGCTGGCTGCCGGTTCCATATTTTTGGGCGATGTACACGAGCCCATCAAGGGGACGAAGAATCCGCAGAAGATACTGAATTCGGGCATCCCGTTCACCAAGAAACCTATTGCCATTCAGTTTGACTATAAGGTGAAGATGTCCGACCGTGAAAAACGTGTTCATGCCACCGGTTTCAGCAAGATAACCGATGTGGAAGGAAAGGATTTCCCCGAAATGAACCTCTTTTTGCAGAAACGCTGGGAAGACAAAGACGGAAATATCTATGCCAAACGCGTGGGTACGGTGGTGGTGCGTTATTACACTACAACGGACGACTGGCGCAACAATGCCACTTATTCCATTATGTACGGCGATATAACGGGCAACCCCGAATACAAGGCGCACATGATGCGCCTGCAAGTGCAGGAACGCTATGCGGTGAACAGTAAGGGCGAAAGCGTGCCTATCAAGGAAGTGGCATGGGGAACGGAAGATGATATCCCCACACATATCCAGTTGCAGTTTACGTCCAGCCACGGCGGGGCATATATCGGTTCTCCGGGCAATTCATTCTATGTAGATAATGTGAAGTTGGTATATTGA
- the ruvX gene encoding Holliday junction resolvase RuvX, whose translation MSRIIAIDYGKKRTGIAVSDTLQMIANGLTTVPTHELLAFIMDYVAKEPVERILVGLPKQMNNEASENMKRIEPFVRSLQKRLPDMPVEYVDERFTSVLAHRTMLEAGLKKKDRQNKALVDEISATIILQTYLENRRFSSL comes from the coding sequence ATGAGTAGAATAATAGCTATTGATTACGGTAAAAAACGTACGGGCATAGCCGTCAGCGACACGTTGCAGATGATTGCCAACGGGCTTACCACTGTGCCTACCCATGAACTGCTCGCCTTTATCATGGATTACGTGGCGAAAGAACCGGTAGAGCGGATACTTGTCGGACTGCCGAAGCAGATGAATAACGAAGCTTCCGAGAACATGAAACGGATAGAGCCGTTTGTGCGTTCCTTGCAAAAGCGGTTGCCCGATATGCCGGTAGAGTATGTGGACGAGCGGTTTACTTCGGTCTTGGCGCACCGCACCATGCTGGAAGCCGGACTGAAAAAGAAAGACAGGCAGAACAAGGCACTGGTGGACGAAATCAGCGCGACTATTATCCTGCAGACTTATCTGGAGAACAGGCGCTTCTCCTCTTTATAA
- the def gene encoding peptide deformylase, translating into MILPVYVYGQPVLRKVAEDITPDYPNLKELIQNMFETMDHADGVGLAAPQIGLPIRVVVVDLDVLSEDYPEYKGFRKAYINAHILEVSGEEVSMEEGCLSLPGIHESVKRGNKIRVKYLDEDLVEHDEIVEGYLARVMQHEFDHLDGKMFIDHLSPLRRQMIKGKLNAMLKGKAHCTYKVKTVK; encoded by the coding sequence ATGATTTTACCTGTTTATGTATACGGACAACCCGTATTGAGAAAAGTAGCGGAGGACATTACTCCCGATTATCCGAACCTGAAAGAACTGATTCAGAATATGTTCGAAACCATGGACCATGCCGATGGCGTGGGACTTGCAGCGCCGCAAATCGGTTTGCCTATCCGTGTGGTGGTTGTAGACCTGGATGTGTTGTCGGAAGATTATCCCGAATATAAAGGTTTCCGTAAGGCATATATCAATGCGCATATCCTCGAAGTATCGGGCGAAGAAGTATCTATGGAAGAAGGCTGCCTGAGCCTGCCGGGCATTCACGAATCTGTGAAAAGAGGCAATAAGATACGCGTGAAGTACCTGGATGAGGACCTGGTGGAGCATGACGAGATTGTGGAAGGCTATCTGGCCCGTGTGATGCAGCATGAGTTCGACCATTTGGACGGTAAGATGTTTATCGACCATCTGTCGCCCTTGCGCAGACAGATGATAAAGGGAAAACTGAATGCCATGCTGAAAGGTAAGGCACACTGTACCTATAAGGTGAAAACCGTAAAGTAA
- a CDS encoding tetratricopeptide repeat protein, translated as MIKKILLAILLLPTLLYAQINTERVMTIARNALYFEDYVLSIQYFNQVINAKPYLYEPYFFRALAKINLDDFQGAEADCDQAIQRNPFVVGAYQIRGLARIRQDKFDGAVEDYKTALKYDPENVVLWHNLSLCHMQKEDFNAAKEDLGKLLAIAPRYTRAYLMRGEVNLKQNDTIQALKDFDKAIDMDRYDPDGWAARAIVRLQQSDYKEAEKDLDQAIHLSARNSGNYINRALARFHQNNLRGAMSDYDLALDIDPNNFLGHYNRGLLRAQVGDDNRAIEDFDFVLKMEPDNMMATFNRGLLRAQTGDYRGAISDYSKVIEEYPNFTAGYYHRAEARKKIGDRKGAEQDEFKLMKMQLDKRNGVTTGGNDKDVADNADGNSGKDNGKTRKKSDKNMDNYRKIVIADDSEVEQRYKSDYRGRVQDRNVTIKLEPMYALTYYEKLSDVKRIVHYHKYIDELNHSKLFPKPLRITNMESPLTEEQVRFHFALIDAHTSDIVADEKNAGKRFMRGLDFYLVQDFASSIDDFTQSILLDDTFFPAYFMRALVRYKQLEYKKAEAGMNEGAVSGAQEVKKAEVTAMDYDIVKNDLDHVIQLAPDFVYGYYNRGNVLSLLKDYRAALADYDKAIGLNPDFAEAYFNRGLTHIFLGNNRQGISDLSKAGELGIVSAYNIIKRFTNTQQ; from the coding sequence ATGATAAAAAAGATATTGCTGGCAATTCTGTTATTGCCCACGTTGTTATATGCGCAAATCAATACGGAACGGGTGATGACCATTGCCCGCAACGCATTGTATTTCGAGGACTACGTGCTTTCTATCCAATATTTCAATCAGGTAATCAATGCGAAGCCTTATTTATACGAGCCTTATTTCTTCCGTGCGCTGGCAAAAATCAACTTGGACGATTTTCAGGGAGCGGAAGCGGATTGCGATCAGGCTATTCAGCGCAATCCTTTTGTTGTAGGCGCTTATCAGATAAGAGGTTTGGCACGTATCCGCCAGGATAAGTTCGACGGTGCGGTCGAGGACTACAAGACGGCTTTGAAGTACGACCCGGAGAATGTTGTACTTTGGCATAACCTCTCTCTTTGTCATATGCAGAAAGAGGATTTCAATGCTGCCAAAGAGGATTTGGGCAAGTTGCTCGCCATAGCTCCCCGCTATACGCGTGCGTACCTGATGCGCGGTGAGGTCAATCTCAAGCAGAACGATACGATACAGGCCTTGAAGGATTTTGATAAGGCCATTGATATGGACCGTTACGACCCCGACGGCTGGGCCGCCCGTGCCATTGTCCGTCTTCAGCAATCCGACTACAAGGAAGCTGAAAAGGATTTGGACCAGGCGATACACCTGAGCGCACGTAATTCGGGCAACTACATAAACCGGGCTTTGGCGCGTTTCCATCAGAATAACCTGAGAGGTGCGATGAGCGACTATGACCTGGCGCTGGATATTGACCCCAATAACTTCCTCGGTCACTATAACCGGGGACTGCTGCGTGCACAGGTAGGTGACGATAACCGTGCGATAGAAGATTTCGACTTTGTGCTGAAGATGGAGCCGGACAATATGATGGCAACTTTCAACCGTGGTTTGCTGCGTGCACAAACGGGCGATTACCGCGGCGCTATCAGCGACTACTCCAAAGTGATAGAAGAGTATCCCAACTTCACGGCGGGTTACTACCATCGTGCCGAGGCCCGCAAGAAGATTGGCGACCGTAAGGGAGCCGAGCAGGATGAGTTCAAGCTTATGAAGATGCAGCTCGACAAGCGCAACGGCGTGACAACCGGCGGCAATGACAAGGATGTGGCGGATAATGCGGACGGCAACTCCGGAAAGGATAACGGCAAGACCCGTAAGAAGTCCGACAAGAATATGGATAACTACCGCAAGATTGTGATTGCGGATGATTCGGAAGTGGAACAGCGTTATAAGAGCGACTATCGCGGCCGTGTGCAAGACCGTAACGTGACTATCAAGCTCGAACCTATGTATGCGCTGACCTATTATGAGAAGCTGAGCGACGTAAAACGTATTGTGCATTATCACAAGTATATAGACGAGTTGAATCACTCCAAACTGTTCCCCAAACCGTTGCGCATCACCAATATGGAGTCGCCTCTGACAGAAGAGCAGGTACGTTTCCACTTCGCATTGATAGACGCCCATACATCGGATATTGTGGCAGACGAAAAAAATGCCGGAAAGCGGTTTATGCGCGGTTTGGATTTCTATCTGGTGCAGGACTTTGCAAGTTCCATAGACGATTTTACACAGAGTATCCTGCTGGATGATACTTTCTTCCCGGCATATTTCATGCGTGCTTTGGTGCGCTACAAGCAGTTGGAGTACAAGAAAGCGGAAGCCGGTATGAACGAGGGTGCCGTTTCCGGTGCGCAAGAAGTAAAGAAGGCGGAAGTAACGGCGATGGATTACGATATTGTGAAAAATGATTTGGATCATGTCATCCAATTGGCGCCCGATTTTGTTTACGGTTATTATAACCGCGGCAATGTATTGTCGCTGCTGAAAGATTACCGTGCGGCATTGGCGGATTACGACAAGGCAATCGGACTGAATCCCGATTTTGCCGAAGCCTATTTCAACCGTGGCCTGACGCATATCTTCCTGGGCAATAACAGGCAGGGAATTTCTGATTTGAGCAAGGCAGGCGAATTGGGCATCGTTTCCGCTTACAATATTATCAAGCGTTTTACGAATACGCAGCAGTAA